gtttaacaataccccacatccttgtataggaagcggctactatttgctctcagagtactctccatgacatgcactgacctccccgagggtgtgggcatgatagggagtccctcgccaaatgattttacttcGATCATGATGGATGATGTAGTTAGAGAATACAgttacaaatatggggttagccaaacatattttcaaatagatgtggtggaaaatattcttgcatttaattatagcatctagtgtcagaaACTTggcatttatccccagtggagtcgccactgtgagggtagcggtcgaAAATGAggtctctcttccccttcttttttgggtgggaaaggacttgcattgatttcatcctctctcctctctttctctttcatgagggaggggtgtgtcatgtgtgcttaccctgtgggCCCCATGCCATCGTATTGTTGCTCAGAgttacgtggaggcctattttataagagtgtaaaattcatcattcgagatggggatttgatgatgatccaatatggggattgggatcatgcaaaagggttttgagtcgccacctagggttatgggcctaggaccaaggggtgggcccgattcttgagaaaatggtccaaaagttggtttggtctagagatttagggtaagtgtcaggttgtagaattgggaaggtgttaggtacccaatctactcggttcaatcggtcttcatactagatgcttaagaacgaacattttccataattattcctattctgcatgcatggcaaagttatcacacatatatacattgactaaatttaaataactatatacactaaaacaaggtctatataaagtctacattgtgctgattttgttaaaaaattatacctgagtttgacccctgtttcgagtcaagaggggtggaacccctggttgatgctagtatgaactttcttgtggattctcccagctcaggggaagatggtcttgacctccaactttctttcttgagagatgctgactgtgatactATTTGGGcaaagtttcggctaggaacggttactttcggatttgaattcggacagagctttggctagggaaggctattctTAGgctttggctgaggtggtattctggcagagcttccactggggataggctataggagggctaggatgtggtggcactcggacagagcttccactaaggataggctatgggagggctaggaggaaacttttcctaaaaatctcactcaagaaggcaaaggattgaagagtcttgaaggcccgaagaacacttcaaagatccgaagagCACTTCGGATCTTaagaagatctctccgaagacttggaaaacctcaaaaggggaggggagaagagagggcagagcttctctactatgagTTGCTCACTAAGAGACTTGGCTTATTTTGGtgtgtgttggtgtgtaaaatcctagggagggggtatttatataatttttggaccaattgggaggaaagagaaaatttcttaactaatggtagtaaaaagtaatttttctaaaccaatagggtgaaagtaataaattttggaccaatggggtggagggtaattttctatagccaatggggtgaaagataattttttttggaccaatcatgtaaaaagattcatttttggaccaatgggaggctacagtgtagggtacgctagcggggCAGTGTAAGGTACACAAGCAGGTGAAGGGAGAATTCCTTCTCCCTTCACCAAACTAATCACTGAAAGAGGGATTCCGATCGTCGATGGGAGCGACAAAGGTTTTGACAGGGGTGCGGAGCTTCAACAGAGGTGTTAGGGCTCCAGAGGGGTGCTGGAGCTCCAGCAGTGGTGTTGGGGCTCCAGCAATGGTGTTGGGGCTCCTGTATGGGTGCTGGTGCTTCGGTATTGGTGCTAGGGCTTCGGCATAGGTGCAGGAACTCAGACATGGGTGTTGAAACTCGACCTGGTATGCTCGAGGCTTGATCAAGTACATacggggcttggtcgggtgcaCGCGGGGCTTGGCCTTGTGTATGCAGGGCTTGGTTGTGTGCACGAGGGGCTTGGTTGTGTGCACATGAGGCTTGGTCATATGCAcgtggggcttggttgggtgcacgcGGGGCTTGGCATGTAGACACGGGGCTTGCATGGGCGAGGTTTGGACACTTAAGGCAAGgtatgggtgcttgcatggacgggctttgggcactcaaggcaaggaatgggtgctcgcatgggcggggttttgGCACTCAAGGTGATATTATTGGGagtgattgcgggagatccgatgtCCCAATTTTAatgtatcatatatcgttggaatcgtaattctgagtactatgcatctgtgcGGTCACTTTGAcgggattcctttgtatatgaaatgtcataattggacccttttttCTCTCGCGTGGGTTTTTTGGGAATTttaggtgagtatggaatgcttctaGGAATAGTTATCTTAGTCAGTTATTAGCTCTGTTGATCGGAGGTGAAaggttgcatccaagatccgtatGTCATCTTAGCCGGGgggaaggtgacaaaattgggtgtctatagagcTCGCTCAATAAAGAACCAATACTACAAAAGTAGAATGGTCAAAATGTCATTACTTAAAAGGAAGGCCATAAACGGTTCATCATCAAAAGGAAAGAGTacggaagagagaaaaggaaattattcaaaacatactaaggGGCATCCCCCTTAGATTCTTCTAGCTCATAGGCCTTAAAATTGAGACATTCAGCTACCTGAGACCAGCAAGCCTGAAATTGGTCGTCCAGTTGAGATAATTGATGAGAGATTCAAGCATATCTCTCTCCAAGTTTCAACACGCAACTCAGAAGCTTGTAGATCTATAGTTGGCTAGGAAACTTCCTCGAAAAGATCCTTGAGCTCTTGAGCGTTAGAGTTCATCAGCTGTCTTTTACTCTCCTTTTCTTGTTGTAAACTCTTGATTTCTTCCTCCAGACATTTGATCTTGGCCTCGGAAGCGATGGCAGCCTTCAAACGCTCCAGTTTGGGTTGGGCAATGTCCACCTTTTCAGAAGCAGCTTTGTGGGCAGCAAGAAGCTGTTCAGTTGAGTCAAAGACATCAATCGCCTCAGGGACCATGCTCCCTAGCATCGAGCTCAAATTCTTAAGAAGATGTCCGTAAACACGCTGCCTCGCCGAAAAAAGGGGGTCAGCCAGGATGTCAGGGGAAAGTTTGACCAAATCAGAAGTTTGCCCACTCCTCCAAAATTCCCTTGCAGACATGTTGGCTAAAGATTCATATAAAACTCTCACACAGTTAATGAGAGATACGGTCTGAGAAGATGCATCAGAAGTAGTCTTAGGAATATCAGTTCAGGAGGACCTGAGAAGATTCAGGCGAGAGAGCATGCCACTTAAGTTGGGAAGAGATGTGAAGGCCTATGAAAGAAGAAATTTCTATGACCACtctcataaatgagaaaagaaggtTGAAAAGATgaatcagttaaaaaaaaaaagagagagaattacgTCTTTAGAAGTTGGAGTAGACGGAGCCTTAGGCAGAATGGGAACAGGTACTTGATTGGAAACTTGACCCTTGCCTTTAAGTACATCAGAAGTTACGAAAATAGCAGCATCATCATGTAGAGGTAGATTGGTGacttttttatatttcttgGGCGGAGAGTTAGATATAAGCACTACTGTCCGAGACCGTTTCGATGTCAGGGAAGGAGACTTAGTCGGAGTGGTTGCAGGCCGTGTACCTCGCTTAAGCCTTTTCAAGGAAGTTTTCTCTTCAGGAAGACTACCCGCTGGTAGTATGGTCAGTTCGTCAGTAGTATGGACATCATCAGGGGAGTCTGAGGATTCTTGAGCCTCAAACAAGACGGTTTGGTGATCTTCTCCGCTCTCAAACAAGTCATAAAACGACATAGCCAAATGAGTAGGATTGCAACATATTCCTAGTGGGAGACAAGGCCAACCTTTTTTCTATACGTTGTCACACAATTGGGATAAGTGCAATACCTAGCAAATTTCAAGCCATTATCATTAAGATGGCCAGCGGTGGCACCATTGAGCTCCTCACCCAAAGATGTTAAGCCTAGAAGGGCTCCTATGTCCATTAGGGTTGGGCTAAGAATTCTATAGGGAAAGTGAAAAGCATTGGTGGAATGAGACCAAAAACACATGGCCACCTGGAGAAGAGGACAGTCAGGAGGAATGAAACGTTCGATTAGTTAGATAGCATGGAAAATTCCTAATCTATGCTATTTAGTGGATTTAACCACGGTCATCCACTCTACCCGTTCATTCCAGCCCTCTAGGTGACGAGGCCAGAAGTGATGCCAAGCTTTAGGCTTCGCCTCAACTCTAATAGGGTCAGGTTTATGGAAAAGGAGTTCCTCCTTTTTGTGACAAGGAAAGTTTTTCACCTTGAAAGGAGGAGAAGGTAGAATAGGACCAAGGGGCAGTGAAGAATCAAGGAAGATAAGTACCTCAGGCTGGACCGGTAGAGTGCGGAGGGAGTCTCTGTCTTGGGTTAATTGCTCCTCCAAAGGAGGATCGTCAACAGGGGGAGTAAAAGAACTCATCTCACCTTCGAACACTAGGGAAGGAAAAAGTGCAGAGTAAAAGAAAAtcgaaaaagaagatgaatagTATGTATGAGTACTATTCACCTTTTAAAAGGAATCGTAGAAAAATCTCGCTGAAAGCACGTCGGCCAAGGGACGCTTGGCAGTCCAATATAGGCAGTAAAGGAGGCTGATTTAACGTTCATACAGACAAAGGTAATTATCACCCATAGTTTAAAATTTTTGGAGGAAAAGAATCAAACCGCCAAAAGGCCAAACCCAAAGTGGGTGAAACTGAGAAAAGACCTAAAAACCGGAGTACTTAAAGAGATCGATGGGAGTACAAGCTAGTAACGCCTAAGCCTTAAAATCTGAATTACTCATTAAGAGGCCATTAGAGGATGAA
The DNA window shown above is from Macadamia integrifolia cultivar HAES 741 unplaced genomic scaffold, SCU_Mint_v3 scaffold1478, whole genome shotgun sequence and carries:
- the LOC122063850 gene encoding uncharacterized protein LOC122063850 isoform X1, with the translated sequence MSFYDLFESGEDHQTVLFEAQESSDSPDDVHTTDELTILPAGSLPEEKTSLKRLKRGTRPATTPTKSPSLTSKRSRTVVLISNSPPKKYKKVTNLPLHDDAAIFVTSDVLKGKGQVSNQVPVPILPKAPSTPTSKDAFTSLPNLSGMLSRLNLLRSS
- the LOC122063850 gene encoding uncharacterized protein LOC122063850 isoform X2; amino-acid sequence: MSFYDLFESGEDHQTVLFEAQESSDSPDDVHTTDELTILPAGSLPEEKTSLKRLKRGTRPATTPTKSPSLTSKRSRTVVLISNSPPKKYKKVTNLPLHDDAAIFVTSDVLKGKGQVSNQVPVPILPKAPSTPTSKDVLLN